GTTTAAGTGCGATCGGGCGTCGCTGGTCGTCCAGAACGCCCAAGCGGCGTTCGGGTCGGGGTCGACGACGACGTCGACGGCGGCCGTTTCGGCGTCGAGAGCCGACGAGTCCGGAACCGGCTCCGCGAAGCGGAACTCGGTCGCGGGGTCGAAGCCGGCGGCGCGCGACTGCCCGAGCCCCATGACGTTCCACGAGAACACCATGTTGCGGCACACGGTCGCGCCGCGGTCGCGGGCCCAGCCCAGCGCGGCCTTAGAGAGCGCGGTCCCGACGCCGAAGCCGCGAGCCGCGGGGTCGACGCGGATCCCCTGCCCCCACGCCTCCCACTCGGAGAGCAGGACGCCCTGGATACAGCCGACGACCGCCTCCGACTCACCCTCCGGCGCGACGCCCGTCCCGTCGCCGACGACGAGGGTGTCCTCCGGTTCGCGGGCGTCGTCGCTCGCAATCGCGTCGCTTCCGTCGAGCGCCGCGGGCGGGAGCGTCGCGACGAGCGTAGCGCTGTCGGAGTCGTCGGACGCCGCCCACTCCGCGAACACCCGCGGGATGTAGTCCTCGTGGCGCTCGCCCCACGTGTCCCGCGTGAACGCCGCGACCGCGTCGGCGTCCGCGGGGTTGGCCTCGCGGATGACGGGGGTGACTGACGACTCCGCGCCGGACGCCGTCATCGCCAGGGCTGTGACTCCTCGGTGAGTTCGCCGGCGAGGTCGCGCGTCATCGCGTCGGCGGGGTCAGACAGGTTCGCGAGCGCCCACATCAGTTTCACCTTCGCGGTGCCGGGGAGGGTGTCGCCCGCCTCGACGACGCCGGCGTCGAGGAGGTCGCGGCCGGTGTCGTACACCCGGTCGCAGACGCGGCCGGCGAGGCACTGGCTCGTCATCGCGACGACGGTTCCGTCGTCGACCAGTTCCTCGATCCGCGGGATGAGGTCGGTGTGGACGTGTCCGAGCCCGGTCCCCACGACCACGACGCCGTCTTTCCCGTCGAGGTAGTCCCACGCCGCCGGGTCCATGCCGGGCGTGAACGTCACCAGCTCCACGTCGGCGTCGAGGTCGGTCGCGGTCGCGATATCGGTCTCGCCCCGTGGTTGCGGCTCGCGGGCCCACTCGATGGCGGCGTCGGCCGCGTCGCCGTCGGCCCCCGCCTCGGCCGCCGCCGCGTAGTCGATGCGACCGAGGGGGGCGGCGCCGACCGTCTCGAAGGCGTCCCGGCGGGAGGTGTGGTTCTTCCGGACGCGGGTGCCGCGGTGGAGCGCGCAGGCGTCGTCCGAGGCGTCGGCGTGCATGCAGACGAGCGTCTCGGCGTGGTCGGCCTTCGCGGCCTCGACGGCGCACACCGCGTTCATCACGTTGTCGGAGGAGGGGCGGTCCGCGGAGCGCTGGCTCCCGGTGAACACGACCGGGACCGGCGCGTCGAGCATGAAGGAGAGCGCGGAGGCGGAGTACTGCATCGTGTCGGTGCCGTGCATGACGACGACGCCGTCGGCGCCGGCCTCGATCTCCTCGCTGACGGCGGTCGCGAGCTCCTGCCAGATCGGCGGGTCCATGTTCTCGGAGAGGATGTTGGCGACGACGCGCCCGCGGTAGTTCGCGCGCCCGGCCAGGTCGGGGACGGCCCGCAACACGTCCTCGGCGTCGAACTGGGCGGTGACCGCGCCGGTCCGGTAGTCGACGGTGGAGGCGATGGTCCCGCCGGTGGAGATGAGCGAAATCGTCGGGAGGTCGTCGTCGAAGGTGATCTCGGAGGCCTCGCCGCCGCCCGCGTCGGCCCCCTCGTCGACGTCTCTGACGCCCGATTCGAGCACTTCCACGTCGGCCGCCTCGCGGTCGATGCCGACGTTGTACCCCCCGTCGATCTTGACGACGAGGTGGTCGCGAGTCGTCGAGGGGAGCAGTACGCCCTCGTTCGTGACGTCCCCGCGGTCGACGCGGACGCGATCTCCCGGTTGCATACCACCCGGTTCCCCTGCGGCGGACTTGAATCCAACCGTTCGGCGGCGTCGGGAGACGGTCCGTCGGCGACCCGCCGCTCCGCAGGTCGGTACGCCTTTTATCGGTCGCGCGAACGAAACGCGCATGAACCGCGACGAGTTCGCCGCCAGCATCGACCACACCGTCCTCGGCCCGGAGACGACCTGGGCCGACGTGAAGACCGTTCTCGACGAGGCCGCGGACAACGGGTTGAACGCCTGTATCCCGCCGTGCTACGTCGCGGAGGCGGCCGACTACCGGAACGCGCCGGAGACCATCGCGGCCGTGGTCGGATTCCCGCACGGCCAGCACGCGCCGAAGGCGAAGCGCGACGAGGCCGTCCGCGCGTGGGACCACGGCGCCGACGAGATCGACATCGTGATCAACGTCGGTCGGCTGAAGGCCGGCGAAGACGACGTGGTCGCGGCCGAACTCTCCGACGTGGTCGCCGCGGTACCGATCCCGGTGAAGGTGATCATCGAGACCGCACTGTTAACCGACGAGGAGAAACGCCGGGCCTGCGAGGCGGCGGTCGCCGCCGACGCCGACATGGTGAAGACCTCGACGGGCTTCGCCGACGGCG
This genomic window from Halorubrum sp. PV6 contains:
- a CDS encoding GNAT family N-acetyltransferase — translated: MTASGAESSVTPVIREANPADADAVAAFTRDTWGERHEDYIPRVFAEWAASDDSDSATLVATLPPAALDGSDAIASDDAREPEDTLVVGDGTGVAPEGESEAVVGCIQGVLLSEWEAWGQGIRVDPAARGFGVGTALSKAALGWARDRGATVCRNMVFSWNVMGLGQSRAAGFDPATEFRFAEPVPDSSALDAETAAVDVVVDPDPNAAWAFWTTSDARSHLNGLALDPEEPWACSALTRERLVTAAAENRLLAVADADGFAGFAVRVRVSEQEADGETVRTAVYGVAAWRDADAAGALYDAIAADAAAVDADGARVLIPETVEHVSDTGASRVAVAAEPDFVMRADLTGERP
- the gatD gene encoding Glu-tRNA(Gln) amidotransferase subunit GatD, translated to MQPGDRVRVDRGDVTNEGVLLPSTTRDHLVVKIDGGYNVGIDREAADVEVLESGVRDVDEGADAGGGEASEITFDDDLPTISLISTGGTIASTVDYRTGAVTAQFDAEDVLRAVPDLAGRANYRGRVVANILSENMDPPIWQELATAVSEEIEAGADGVVVMHGTDTMQYSASALSFMLDAPVPVVFTGSQRSADRPSSDNVMNAVCAVEAAKADHAETLVCMHADASDDACALHRGTRVRKNHTSRRDAFETVGAAPLGRIDYAAAAEAGADGDAADAAIEWAREPQPRGETDIATATDLDADVELVTFTPGMDPAAWDYLDGKDGVVVVGTGLGHVHTDLIPRIEELVDDGTVVAMTSQCLAGRVCDRVYDTGRDLLDAGVVEAGDTLPGTAKVKLMWALANLSDPADAMTRDLAGELTEESQPWR
- the deoC gene encoding deoxyribose-phosphate aldolase, yielding MNRDEFAASIDHTVLGPETTWADVKTVLDEAADNGLNACIPPCYVAEAADYRNAPETIAAVVGFPHGQHAPKAKRDEAVRAWDHGADEIDIVINVGRLKAGEDDVVAAELSDVVAAVPIPVKVIIETALLTDEEKRRACEAAVAADADMVKTSTGFADGGAVVADVELMSEYLPVKASGGVGSYEEAAAMLDAGATRIGASSGVAIVEGHPESGA